In a single window of the Debaryomyces hansenii CBS767 chromosome A complete sequence genome:
- a CDS encoding DEHA2A05742p (similar to uniprot|P40312 Saccharomyces cerevisiae YNL111C CYB5 Cytochrome b5), whose amino-acid sequence MSEGEDLKAYTLDEVSQHNTVEDLWVVYNGGVYDITKYIDEHPGGEEVVIDVAGMDATEAFEDIGHSDDAREILKGLLIGKVEGGNIKSPVSTATQPESTGSSMPMLAIFVLLIAAGVYFYIK is encoded by the coding sequence ATGTCGGAAGGAGAAGATTTGAAAGCATATACTTTAGATGAAGTTTCGCAACATAACACCGTAGAAGACCTTTGGGTTGTTTACAATGGAGGAGTATACGATATCACCAAATACATAGATGAGCATCCAGGTGGTGAAGAAGTTGTTATTGACGTTGCTGGTATGGATGCCACCGAAGCTTTCGAAGATATTGGACACTCTGACGATGCTCGTGAAATTTTGAAGGGATTATTGATTGGTAAGGTAGAAGGTGGTAACATCAAGTCGCCAGTTAGTACTGCCACCCAGCCGGAAAGTACAGGCTCGTCTATGCCAATGCTTGCTATTTTTGTGTTGTTGATTGCTGCTGGtgtttatttttatatcaAATAG
- a CDS encoding DEHA2A05764p (similar to uniprot|Q12723 Williopsis mrakii 2-nitropropane dioxygenase), with product MSKYQQSSLFIKRLGLEYPIIQSPMAGISTIKLASVISSNGGLGSIPLASVDARKQSGIDSIDKQLNEFKSLAKTNVVNVNFFCHNHEEQQTPTATQTENWHKLLGKASPSINKDIPSLQKSNISLTEVESNHPELFVQLLEKLVQCKPKVVSFHFGFPSQKAIKFLQENGIMVFVTVTSVKEAKQLIDLKVDGLVSQGYEAGGHRGNFLLSEILDENLSTFSLFTQIKIIVDNASWKPFIIPAGGIMDGKTIENYLANGASGVQLGTIFLSTPESNSNDFIKNVVSESNDTPTIMTRLVSGKPARCLRTPFIQALIEDCDNLKLDDQPPYGYAYYGYKTMAGLLKDPRYGFYLAGQNYHQISPDFNTEQVFLKLVDELKQAGFDAQAV from the coding sequence ATGTCAAAGTATCAACAAAgttcattattcataaaGAGATTGGGATTGGAGTATCCAATCATTCAATCCCCAATGGCTGGAATCAGTACTATTAAATTGGCTTCTGTTATTAGCTCAAACGGAGGATTGGGATCGATCCCTCTCGCATCAGTTGATGCCAGAAAACAAAGCGGAATTGACTCGATAGACAAGcaattgaatgaatttaagTCTTTAGCTAAGACTAATGTTGTTAATGTTAACTTTTTTTGCCATAATCATGAGGAACAACAAACACCCACTGCTACCCAAACTGAAAATTGGCACAAGCTTTTGGGTAAGGCAAGTCCAAGTATTAACAAAGATATACCCAGTTTACAAAAATCCAACATTTCATTAACAGAGGTGGAGAGTAATCACCCCGAGCTATTTGTACAATTACTAGAGAAATTGGTACAATGCAAGCCGAAGGTAGTAAGTTTCCATTTTGGATTCCCATCCCAAAAGGCCATTAAATTTTTGCAGGAAAATGGCATTATGGTATTTGTGACGGTCACCTCAGTCAAAGAAGCGAAgcaattgattgatttaaaGGTTGATGGTCTAGTTAGTCAGGGGTATGAAGCCGGTGGACATAGAGGAAACTTTTTGCTTAGTGAAATATTAGATGAGAATTTGTCTAccttttctttattcactcaaataaagataataGTAGACAATGCGTCTTGGAAGCCTTTTATTATCCCTGCTGGTGGAATCATGGATGGAAAGaccattgaaaattatttagcAAATGGTGCCTCAGGTGTTCAGCTAGGGACAATCTTCTTGAGCACACCAGAATCTAATTCGAATgattttatcaagaatGTCGTTTCGGAGTCTAATGACACTCCTACAATAATGACAAGATTGGTTTCTGGTAAACCTGCTAGGTGTTTGCGCACGCCATTTATCCAAGCTCTAATTGAGGACTGTGATAATTTAAAACTCGATGATCAGCCTCCATATGGTTATGCTTATTATGGCTACAAAACCATGGCTGGCTTGCTTAAGGACCCACGTTATGGATTTTATTTGGCTGGCCAAAATTACCACCAAATTAGTCCAGACTTTAACACTGAACAAGTTTTCTTAAAACTAGTAGATGAACTTAAGCAAGCTGGATTTGACGCTCAAGCTGTATAG